Proteins co-encoded in one Pirellulales bacterium genomic window:
- a CDS encoding SulP family inorganic anion transporter — MAVHRALRLSFRSNLGHDFLASIVVFLVALPLCMGIAMASGMPVAAGLVTGIVGGLIVGAISGSPLQVSGPAAGLAVVIYEIVQQFGYEAVGLVVLVGGVLQWIAGLAKLGQWFRAVSPAVIKGMLSGIGVLLLSSQIHVMVDDKPRKSGLENLRTIPEAIRKGLPLPALDTLETRQLKTDEIKAFGALHERQLEIEEVVAERISEHGSAEIHQQQAEGLASFVEAQQELHDALVRQIEHARTSGLLALESKKGDAFAQALERARKANELALDDLREQRYQTVVKSQTAAVQELSGVLAALKNHDWAAKLGLLTIAVILLWPLIPLKAIKAIPAPLVAIVLATAVAAWLSLPVLYVEVPSSLAASVHFPSLATLHDVSVLVLLRTGLFIAIIASAETLLCATAVDQMHTGPRTKYDRELAAQGIGNMICGLLGAAPMTGVIVRSAANVQAGARSRLSTMLHGLWLLLCVVLFSRLLTMVPTSALAAILVYTGYKLVNPRSIVELWKYGKSEVAIFLITVVTIVVEDLLVGVVTGIVLSALKLLITFSHLKTELQIASDKRHATLRMEGAATFLRLPLLAADLERVPQGAELHVEFEQLDLIDHACLDLLMSWARQHRATGGRLVLDWDSLHARFTPDKEARRRLGNPLESVGDPTAH; from the coding sequence ATGGCCGTCCATCGTGCGCTACGCCTGTCGTTTCGCTCGAACCTCGGCCACGATTTTCTCGCGTCGATCGTGGTCTTTCTGGTGGCGCTACCTCTCTGCATGGGCATCGCCATGGCCTCGGGCATGCCGGTGGCCGCGGGGTTGGTGACCGGCATTGTCGGTGGACTGATCGTGGGCGCTATCTCGGGATCGCCCTTGCAAGTCAGCGGTCCGGCGGCGGGCCTGGCCGTCGTCATCTACGAGATTGTACAGCAGTTCGGCTACGAGGCCGTGGGCCTCGTCGTGCTCGTGGGGGGCGTACTGCAGTGGATTGCCGGCCTGGCAAAACTAGGCCAATGGTTTCGTGCCGTCTCGCCCGCGGTCATCAAGGGGATGCTCTCGGGCATCGGCGTCCTACTCCTCTCGAGCCAGATTCACGTCATGGTCGACGACAAGCCGCGCAAGTCGGGCCTGGAAAATCTGCGCACGATACCCGAGGCGATCCGCAAAGGATTGCCCTTGCCCGCTCTCGACACGCTGGAAACGCGGCAGTTGAAAACCGACGAGATCAAGGCCTTCGGCGCGTTGCACGAGCGACAACTCGAAATCGAAGAAGTTGTCGCCGAGCGCATCTCGGAACATGGCTCGGCAGAAATTCATCAACAGCAAGCCGAGGGGTTAGCGTCATTCGTCGAGGCCCAGCAGGAATTGCACGACGCGCTCGTTCGCCAGATCGAGCATGCACGCACCTCGGGTCTGCTCGCCCTGGAGAGCAAAAAGGGAGACGCCTTTGCCCAGGCGCTCGAGCGCGCACGGAAGGCCAACGAGCTCGCCCTCGACGACCTGCGCGAGCAACGTTACCAGACCGTGGTGAAATCGCAGACCGCCGCGGTGCAAGAGTTGTCTGGCGTCTTGGCGGCCCTCAAGAATCACGACTGGGCCGCCAAGCTGGGACTGCTGACGATCGCCGTGATTCTGCTGTGGCCGCTCATCCCGCTCAAAGCGATCAAGGCGATTCCGGCTCCGCTCGTGGCCATCGTGCTGGCCACAGCCGTGGCCGCCTGGCTGAGCCTGCCGGTGCTGTATGTCGAGGTGCCTAGCAGCCTGGCCGCAAGCGTGCATTTCCCCTCGCTCGCGACGCTCCACGACGTATCTGTGCTGGTGCTGCTACGGACGGGCCTCTTCATTGCCATCATCGCCAGCGCCGAGACGCTGCTCTGCGCCACGGCCGTCGACCAGATGCACACCGGGCCCCGCACGAAATACGATCGGGAACTGGCCGCGCAAGGCATCGGCAACATGATCTGTGGGCTGCTCGGCGCCGCCCCCATGACGGGCGTCATCGTGCGGAGCGCCGCCAACGTGCAGGCCGGCGCTCGGTCGCGTCTCTCGACCATGTTGCACGGGCTGTGGCTGCTCTTGTGCGTCGTGCTGTTCAGCCGCCTGCTGACGATGGTGCCCACGTCGGCACTGGCGGCGATTCTCGTCTACACGGGCTACAAGCTGGTCAATCCACGTTCGATCGTCGAGTTGTGGAAATATGGCAAGAGCGAGGTGGCGATCTTTCTGATCACGGTCGTCACCATCGTGGTCGAAGACCTGCTCGTCGGCGTCGTGACGGGCATCGTGCTATCGGCCTTGAAGCTGCTCATCACCTTCTCGCATCTGAAGACAGAGCTGCAGATCGCCAGCGATAAGCGTCACGCGACACTGCGTATGGAAGGCGCCGCCACGTTTCTCCGGCTGCCCCTCCTGGCGGCCGATCTCGAGCGTGTGCCCCAGGGGGCCGAATTGCATGTCGAGTTCGAGCAGCTCGATCTGATCGATCATGCCTGCCTCGACCTGCTCATGAGTTGGGCGCGGCAGCACCGTGCCACGGGAGGTCGTCTGGTGCTCGACTGGGACTCGCTGCACGCCCGCTTCACGCCCGACAAAGAAGCCCGACGGCGTCTGGGCAACCCGCTCGAATCGGTCGGCGACCCGACAGCACACTGA
- a CDS encoding YifB family Mg chelatase-like AAA ATPase: protein MLAKLRTFSLVGIDALPVEVEVDVSAAAMPKTVLVGLPEAAVKESVHRIGRALVNSGFQRPYDRVVINLAPAELPKQAASFDLPITLGILVGSGQLASDLLAQYAVVGELALDGSTRPTRGALSIAISAAKERGLRGLLVPSSSASEAAVVEGIEVIPVASLAQAVAFLAGQIEIEPAPPRLSELFAALGQYEIDFADVRGQEMAKRAITVAASGGHNLLMLGPPGSGKTMLAKRVPTILPELASSESIETTRVYSALGLLQPGQPLLATRPYRSPHHTISDAGLVGGGSTPAPGEISLAHNGVLFLDELPEFNRRTLEVLRQPLEDGTITISRALSSTTFPADFMLIAALNPCPCGYRNDPRRECQCTIPQVERYMSKISGPLLDRIDLHLEVPAVPFRELSSKTAGTSSATMREQVSQARAIQRERFAGTRVRTNSQMSSRLIRRHCELDAAGHELLRAAMSELGLSARAHDKVLRVARTIADLDTSDTIAAPHLSEAINYRVLDRALWT from the coding sequence ATGTTGGCGAAGTTGCGCACATTCTCGCTCGTTGGCATCGATGCGCTTCCGGTCGAAGTCGAGGTCGATGTCTCGGCTGCCGCGATGCCGAAGACCGTCCTCGTCGGGCTGCCCGAGGCCGCCGTCAAGGAAAGCGTCCATCGTATCGGCCGCGCGCTGGTGAACTCGGGCTTCCAACGCCCGTACGACCGCGTGGTGATTAATCTCGCCCCGGCGGAACTGCCCAAGCAGGCCGCCTCGTTCGACTTGCCGATCACCCTGGGCATACTCGTCGGCAGCGGACAACTGGCCTCCGACCTGCTCGCGCAATACGCCGTGGTGGGCGAATTGGCCCTCGATGGTTCGACGCGCCCCACGCGCGGCGCCCTGTCGATTGCCATATCGGCCGCCAAGGAACGTGGATTGCGCGGACTGCTCGTGCCCTCGTCGAGTGCCTCGGAGGCGGCGGTCGTCGAAGGGATCGAGGTGATTCCCGTGGCGAGCCTGGCGCAGGCAGTGGCCTTTCTGGCCGGACAGATCGAGATCGAACCGGCGCCTCCGCGCCTGAGCGAGCTGTTTGCCGCGTTGGGACAGTACGAGATCGACTTCGCCGACGTACGAGGTCAGGAGATGGCCAAACGCGCCATCACGGTCGCGGCCAGCGGCGGCCATAACCTGCTGATGCTCGGGCCGCCTGGCTCCGGCAAGACGATGCTCGCCAAACGAGTGCCGACGATTCTGCCCGAGCTCGCCTCGAGCGAATCGATCGAGACGACGCGCGTTTACAGCGCGCTTGGTCTGTTGCAGCCCGGACAGCCGCTGTTGGCGACGCGTCCCTATCGCAGTCCGCACCACACGATCAGCGATGCCGGGTTGGTTGGCGGCGGTTCAACACCGGCGCCGGGCGAGATCAGCCTGGCCCACAACGGGGTGCTGTTTCTCGACGAGCTGCCCGAGTTCAACCGACGTACGCTCGAGGTGCTGCGCCAACCGTTGGAAGACGGCACGATCACGATCAGCCGCGCGCTTTCGAGCACGACGTTCCCAGCCGACTTCATGCTGATCGCGGCGCTCAATCCTTGTCCTTGCGGCTATCGCAATGACCCGCGCCGTGAGTGCCAGTGTACGATCCCTCAAGTCGAGCGTTACATGAGCAAGATCAGCGGGCCGCTGTTGGACCGCATCGATTTACACCTCGAAGTTCCCGCCGTGCCATTTCGCGAGCTCTCTTCCAAGACCGCCGGCACGTCGAGCGCCACGATGCGCGAGCAGGTGTCGCAGGCGCGCGCCATTCAGCGCGAGCGTTTCGCCGGGACTCGAGTCCGCACGAACTCGCAGATGTCGTCGCGGTTAATTCGCCGCCACTGCGAGCTCGATGCCGCCGGACACGAACTGCTCCGCGCCGCGATGAGCGAGCTAGGACTTTCCGCCAGGGCGCACGACAAGGTGTTGCGCGTGGCCCGCACAATCGCTGATCTCGATACCAGCGATACCATCGCCGCCCCTCATCTGAGCGAGGCGATCAACTATCGCGTGCTCGATCGCGCCTTGTGGACGTGA
- a CDS encoding ankyrin repeat domain-containing protein, protein MTELGMELLSAASAGRPELLRQLLDVGADLDFVHPQFGNSPLYNATYADQVSSVAFLLSRGARPDLVLNLHSPVDGRWQRGVTALMFARSPEATQLLLEAESSVHHTSESGATALLHAVARSQLEIVRLLLQAGADPTTRTLDGRCASDLIDENISFYQSLVKDQPTPPAILEKTARLEAIKQLLIAERP, encoded by the coding sequence ATGACCGAACTCGGCATGGAACTGCTTTCGGCGGCATCAGCAGGTCGGCCTGAATTGCTGCGGCAATTGCTCGATGTGGGCGCCGATCTTGATTTCGTACATCCACAGTTCGGCAATTCCCCCCTCTACAACGCGACCTATGCCGACCAAGTTTCATCCGTCGCATTTTTGCTGAGTCGTGGTGCCAGACCAGATCTGGTGCTGAATTTGCATTCTCCTGTCGACGGGCGTTGGCAACGTGGCGTCACTGCCCTCATGTTCGCACGCTCGCCGGAAGCAACTCAGCTTTTACTCGAAGCCGAATCCAGCGTTCATCACACGAGTGAAAGCGGCGCGACGGCACTCCTGCATGCGGTAGCACGAAGCCAACTCGAAATTGTGCGTCTGCTGTTGCAGGCGGGCGCCGATCCTACGACCAGAACCTTGGACGGACGCTGTGCCTCAGATTTGATTGATGAAAACATTAGTTTCTATCAATCACTGGTCAAGGATCAGCCTACACCGCCGGCGATCCTCGAAAAAACTGCCCGGTTGGAAGCGATAAAGCAACTGCTGATCGCCGAGCGACCATGA
- a CDS encoding RNA polymerase sigma factor, giving the protein MQQLQQRLAAGDEAAFAELYDALALRLYRFLLSRLRSRDAADDVLQETFVRLAQGRAGLRQVRHLTAYLFGIARHEVERYVSSARHRRRYPFESFEAPPMAATTPPWENTDEVELALGQLPDLQREVVELKIFGELTFVEIAEALGTPQGTVATRYRTALSRMRAWLEQREDDRHPHAPRKLP; this is encoded by the coding sequence ATGCAGCAACTCCAACAGCGACTGGCCGCAGGGGACGAGGCCGCCTTCGCCGAGTTGTACGACGCGCTGGCGCTACGGCTGTACCGTTTTCTCCTCTCGCGGCTCCGCAGCCGAGACGCAGCCGACGACGTGCTGCAGGAGACCTTTGTGCGACTGGCCCAAGGTCGAGCGGGCCTGCGCCAGGTACGACACCTGACGGCCTACCTGTTCGGCATCGCGCGGCATGAGGTCGAGCGTTACGTAAGCTCCGCGCGGCACCGGAGACGGTACCCGTTCGAATCGTTCGAAGCCCCACCCATGGCGGCGACCACTCCCCCATGGGAGAACACCGACGAAGTAGAGCTCGCGCTCGGCCAATTGCCCGACCTCCAGCGCGAAGTGGTCGAACTGAAAATCTTCGGTGAGTTGACGTTTGTCGAGATCGCCGAGGCGCTCGGCACGCCGCAGGGAACCGTCGCCACGCGATATCGCACTGCGCTGTCGCGGATGCGTGCGTGGCTCGAGCAACGCGAGGACGATCGGCATCCACACGCACCACGGAAACTGCCATGA
- a CDS encoding DUF1598 domain-containing protein, whose protein sequence is MPLVAVACLAWCNLASAQTTGNSSVAGVSIDADGVLRKQLYTDPSGMLTRERVAAAKTRLDSSVLATSKLRKISLNRLEKALAERIAINRAPTEEMLYLAGITRLKHVFFYPETGDIVVAGPAEGWMTDLSGRAVGLSQGRPVLELQDLVVALRAFPPGDVSKNKEIGCSIDPTPEGLARMQEFLQAVGPTATPDDTQSIVDGLRSSLGMQNVTIRGVSPKTHFAQVLVEADYRMKLIGIGLEQPPIKLASYVDKASAAQVSRNAMQRWYFMPDYKCVRTSEDGLAMELIGDGVQLVGADEVVVAGGQRRQAATGDRASQAFVRAFTQKYPQLAERSPVYAQLRNLIDMAVAAAYVQQEDFYGQASWTPTTFADESAFPVETSPEPRNVETAVTSIWKGNRLMTPVGGGVSMHASEALIPDNMLEDEGGELAKKREAIELNLAEGQWWWD, encoded by the coding sequence ATGCCGCTGGTCGCGGTTGCCTGCCTCGCGTGGTGTAACCTGGCCAGTGCCCAAACGACGGGTAATTCCAGCGTCGCTGGTGTCTCGATCGATGCCGACGGCGTGCTGCGCAAGCAGCTTTATACCGATCCGTCGGGCATGCTCACGCGCGAGCGCGTAGCCGCGGCCAAGACACGCCTCGACTCGAGCGTGCTGGCCACGAGCAAGCTGCGTAAAATCTCGCTCAACCGTCTCGAGAAGGCGTTGGCCGAGCGCATCGCGATCAATCGTGCGCCGACCGAAGAAATGCTCTACCTCGCCGGCATCACGCGTCTGAAGCATGTCTTCTTCTATCCCGAGACGGGGGACATCGTGGTCGCCGGTCCCGCCGAAGGCTGGATGACCGATCTGTCGGGGCGCGCGGTCGGCCTGAGCCAAGGCCGACCCGTGCTCGAGCTGCAAGACCTGGTCGTCGCGCTGCGCGCCTTCCCACCGGGGGACGTGTCGAAGAACAAGGAGATCGGCTGCTCGATCGATCCGACGCCGGAAGGCCTGGCGCGCATGCAGGAGTTCTTGCAGGCGGTTGGCCCCACGGCGACGCCCGACGACACGCAGTCGATCGTCGATGGCTTGCGTTCAAGCCTGGGCATGCAGAACGTGACGATTCGCGGCGTTTCGCCGAAGACGCACTTCGCTCAGGTGCTCGTCGAGGCCGACTACCGCATGAAGCTCATCGGCATCGGTCTCGAGCAGCCGCCGATCAAGCTGGCCAGCTATGTCGACAAGGCCAGCGCCGCGCAGGTCTCGCGCAACGCGATGCAGCGCTGGTATTTCATGCCAGATTACAAGTGCGTGCGCACCAGCGAGGATGGCCTGGCCATGGAACTGATCGGCGACGGCGTGCAGTTGGTCGGCGCGGATGAAGTCGTGGTGGCCGGTGGGCAGCGCAGGCAGGCCGCCACGGGGGACCGTGCCAGCCAGGCTTTTGTGCGAGCTTTTACCCAGAAGTATCCGCAACTGGCCGAGCGTTCGCCGGTCTACGCGCAGCTCCGCAACCTGATCGACATGGCCGTAGCCGCGGCCTACGTGCAGCAGGAAGACTTCTACGGCCAGGCATCATGGACGCCGACGACCTTCGCCGACGAAAGTGCCTTCCCCGTTGAAACGAGCCCCGAGCCGCGCAACGTCGAGACGGCGGTGACCAGCATCTGGAAGGGCAATCGTCTGATGACGCCCGTCGGCGGCGGCGTTTCGATGCATGCCTCCGAGGCGCTCATTCCCGACAATATGCTCGAGGACGAAGGGGGCGAGCTCGCCAAGAAGCGCGAGGCGATCGAGCTGAACCTGGCCGAAGGCCAGTGGTGGTGGGATTAG
- a CDS encoding GNAT family N-acetyltransferase, whose translation MQVLLQAKGISVASSCSSTAVEAGLRVSLEPLTDVAVLESLWKALAPLCEHSFFNSWSWIGCWLECLPETIRPLVLRVEQAGQLLGLGLFVPRKVRRRGVVRSRVLCLHEVGDPDCDALRIEHNGLLVQRGREEVVARGVVAYLDRAPAWDEIFLSGMAADNALLGTAAAAASSARLVIESREPSLFVDLEALRRDGADYLSRLSGNTRSQIRRSMREYETRGPLTIVAAASVEEAESYLGELARLHQQLWTSRGEAGAFAGEFFSRFHRTLVRQCFAAGNIQLLRIAAGEATIGYLYNFVSGGHIAFYQSGFAYDENPKLKPGLVSHTLAIELNRQLGHRVYDFLASEAQYKRSLATDSQEMVWAVLQRPRLQFDLERRLRQLKRQMVGRTDGETSL comes from the coding sequence ATGCAAGTTCTCCTCCAGGCAAAAGGCATCAGCGTGGCGTCCTCGTGTTCCAGCACCGCGGTCGAAGCAGGGCTGCGCGTCTCGCTTGAACCTTTGACCGACGTCGCCGTGCTTGAGTCTTTATGGAAGGCACTCGCGCCGTTGTGCGAGCACTCCTTCTTCAACTCCTGGTCGTGGATCGGCTGCTGGCTCGAATGCCTGCCCGAAACGATCCGGCCGCTCGTTTTGCGGGTCGAGCAAGCTGGCCAACTCCTGGGATTGGGGCTCTTCGTCCCGCGCAAGGTTCGCCGTCGTGGAGTCGTTCGCTCACGCGTTCTGTGTCTGCACGAAGTGGGCGATCCGGACTGTGACGCCCTCCGCATCGAGCACAATGGCCTGTTGGTGCAACGGGGACGCGAGGAGGTCGTCGCGCGGGGGGTCGTGGCGTATCTCGATCGCGCGCCCGCCTGGGACGAGATCTTTCTGAGCGGCATGGCCGCCGACAACGCACTGCTTGGGACAGCCGCGGCCGCCGCTTCGTCGGCCCGTCTGGTCATCGAATCGCGCGAGCCCTCGCTGTTCGTCGATCTCGAAGCGTTGCGCCGCGACGGCGCTGATTACCTATCGCGGCTCAGCGGCAATACGCGTTCTCAGATCCGCCGCTCGATGCGCGAGTACGAAACGCGCGGTCCGTTGACCATCGTGGCCGCGGCCAGCGTGGAAGAAGCAGAATCCTATCTCGGCGAGTTGGCCCGGCTGCACCAGCAGCTTTGGACGAGCCGGGGAGAAGCGGGGGCCTTCGCGGGCGAATTCTTCTCTCGCTTTCACCGGACACTGGTCCGCCAGTGTTTCGCTGCCGGCAACATCCAACTGCTGCGGATCGCGGCGGGGGAAGCCACGATCGGATACCTCTACAACTTCGTGTCCGGCGGACACATCGCGTTCTACCAAAGCGGCTTTGCCTATGACGAGAATCCGAAACTAAAGCCGGGACTCGTGAGCCATACGCTGGCCATCGAGTTGAACCGCCAACTCGGGCATCGTGTCTACGATTTTCTCGCGAGCGAAGCCCAATACAAACGCAGCCTGGCCACCGACTCGCAAGAGATGGTCTGGGCGGTACTGCAACGTCCCCGGCTGCAATTCGATCTGGAACGCCGCCTCCGGCAGCTCAAACGCCAGATGGTGGGACGCACGGACGGCGAGACTTCCCTGTAA